One Mya arenaria isolate MELC-2E11 chromosome 5, ASM2691426v1 genomic window carries:
- the LOC128233707 gene encoding uncharacterized protein LOC128233707 — MASKQRPSVLYASDEIHDFSCSVCKDDNLNIEAKHFCGDCSKYYCDKCLTFHAKIHKHHVVLGCKDVDKWVGQGDALVTCNLHPPKVIELLCEDHNELCCHLCVPLNHRMCGSISLISDLVKGIYKMTDFKQLPAKVTKVTDRLNQVKEARKKNQNSLNTSGKSMLTKIKTLRSSLNELLDDLEKRTVEQVYSVLADLNGSLQKDIDHCDLLHDQLKALLDTVQAQGKESSSYIGFKKCEDKMEEANRLLHEIENKQEATITFQPDTHAQQLLSDLKALANIHNDPQFKQSSAQINQSSNKSKVFKVEEKKTYAVNIKKDKQDCNITGMTELPGGEIVLVDFQNSRVKVLDSKYKVTSNCDLPESPYDICHISDHQVAVAVENGTDRHEVHFLTVSADTIKMTRKFSVDHECGSIKHHGGQLYVGSLTPCIYTKQMEAWSTKYMKTHLGNAQ; from the exons ATGGCTTCAAAACAGAGGCCATCAGTGTTATATGCCTCTGATGAGATACATGACTTTTCCTGTTCTGTGTGTAAAGATGACAATCTCAACATTGAGGCCAAGCATTTCTGTGGGGACTGCTCAAAGTATTACTGTGACAAGTGCCTGACCTTTCATGCCAAAATACACAAGCATCATGTTGTATTGGGCTGTAAGGATGTGGACAAGTGGGTGGGGCAAGGTGATGCCCTGGTTACGTGCAACCTTCACCCTCCGAAGGTCATAGAACTGCTGTGTGAGGATCACAATGAGCTCTGTTGTCACCTCTGTGTGCCACTGAACCATAG GATGTGCGGAAGCATCAGCTTGATATCTGATCTGGTCAAGGGCATATATAAGATGACCGACTTCAAGCAGCTTCCAGCAAAAGTTACCAAGGTAACAGACAGACTGAACCAGGTGAAAGAGGCCAGAAAGAAGAATCAGAACTCCCTCAATACCTCAGGCAAGTCCATGCTGACAAAGATCAAGACTCTGAGATCTTCACTGAACGAGCTGCTAGATGACCTGGAAAAAAGGACAGTGGAACAGGTGTACAGTGTCCTGGCTGACCTGAATGGCTCACTACAGAAGGATATTGACCACTGTGACCTGCTACATGACCAACTTAAGGCCTTACTGGACACAGTCCAAGCCCAGGGCAAGGAGTCCAGCTCCTACATTGGCTTTAAGAAATGCGAGGACAAGATGGAAGAGGCCAACAGACTTCTCCATGAGatagaaaacaaacaagaggcaACCATCACTTTCCAGCCTGACACACACGCTCAACAATTGCTATCTGACTTGAAGGCACTAGCAAACATCCACAATGATCCACAGTTTAAACAATCATCTGCGCAAATCAATCAGTCCTCTAATAAATCCAAGGTTTTCAAGGTggaagaaaagaaaacatatgCAGTGAATATAAAGAAAGACAAACAGGATTGTAATATTACGGGTATGACAGAACTTCCAGGAGGAGAGATTGTTCTGGTAGATTTTCAGAATAGCAGAGTAAAGGTGTTAGACAGTAAATACAAGGTGACATCCAACTGTGATCTCCCTGAGTCTCCTTATGACATCTGCCACATCTCAGACCATCAAGTAGCTGTAGCTGTTGAAAATGGGACTGACAGGCATGAGGTCCACTTTCTCACCGTGTCAGCTGACACCATCAAGATGACCAGGAAGTTCTCAGTTGACCATGAGTGTGGCTCCATCAAGCACCATGGGGGCCAGCTGTATGTGGGCTCCCTTACGCCCTGTATCTATACAAAACAGATGGAAGCCTGgtcaacaaaatatatgaagaCACATCTGGGAAATGCACAGTGA